The following are encoded in a window of Amaranthus tricolor cultivar Red isolate AtriRed21 chromosome 2, ASM2621246v1, whole genome shotgun sequence genomic DNA:
- the LOC130805157 gene encoding uncharacterized protein LOC130805157 — MGIKRLRSGRENTIVDVWQREVGQLSSRNFAHRLVASEDLVLKLDIARKLEKHRGCVNTISFNASGEILVSGSDDRRVILWDWEAGRAKLSFHSGHADNIFQAKFMPYNDDRSLVTCGADGEVRHAHISEGGRVETFLLGTHDWRAHKLAIEPGSPYIFYSSGEDGLVQHFDLRTKAATELFKCRSTLDSTSDRSIVQLNAIVIDPRSPNLLAVGGSDEYARIYDIRRYKGHGSTDLDQPVNYYCPEHLVNDGSVGITGLAFSDQSELLVSYNADHIYLFAKDMGLGPNPVPSSSLSTHSDADEPERDVSIGAARSVPQVYKGHCNYVTIKGVSFFGPKSEYVMSGSDCGRIFIWRKKGGELIRVMEADRDVVNCIESHPHAAVLASSGIDTDIKIWTPKAEERATLPTNITKSRPRHGRWMHDTGSPRELLMELFTRESHISSREHNRDDTGSREDLLQLLMSLGRDTDNSSHDGGDDDESDPEDFQS, encoded by the exons ATGGGTATCAAAAGATTAAGAAGTGGACGTGAGAATACGATTGTGGAtgtttggcaaagagaagtTGGCCAACTTTCTTCAAGAAACTTCGCTCATCGACTGGTTGCTTCTGAG GACCTTGTTCTCAAGCTTGATATTGCAAGGAAGCTGGAGAAGCATAGAGGCTGTGTGAATACAATAAGCTTCAATGCGTCTGGTGAGATTCTTGTATCTGGCTCTGATGACAGGAGAGTTATACTATGGGATTGGGAAGCTGGACGTGCCAAACTCTCATTTCATTCTGGTCATGCTGATAACATATTTCAGGCCAAGTTTATGCCTTACAATGATGACCGTAGTTTAGTAACTTGTGGAGCAGATGGCGAG GTAAGGCATGCGCACATATCAGAAGGTGGCCGTGTGGAGACTTTTCTGCTTGGTACTCATGACTGGCGAGCTCATAAGTTGGCAATTGAACCAGGAAGTCCTTACATCTTTTATAGCTCTGGTGAAGATGGATTGGTTCaacat TTTGATTTGAGAACTAAAGCTGCCACAGAACTTTTTAAATGTCGTTCAACTCTTGATTCGACGAGTGATAGGTCAATTGTGCAGTTAAACGCTATTGTAATTGATCCCAGAAGTCCTAATCTGCTTGCGGTTGGAGGATCTGATGAGTATGCTCGGATTTATGATATTCGGAGATATAAGGGACACGGTTCAACTGATTTAGATCAACCTGTTAACTACTACTGCCCGGAACATTTGGTTAATGATGGGAGTGTAGGGATAACTGGTCTGGCCTTTTCTGACCAAAGTGAGCTTCTTGTATCCTACAATGCAGACCATATATACCTTTTCGCAAAAGATATGGGATTGGGACCAAATCCTGTTCCATCATCTTCTTTATCAACTCACAGTGATGCCGATGAACCTGAACGAGATGTCTCCATAGGGGCAGCTAGATCTGTTCCCCAAGTGTACAAGGGTCACTGTAATTATGTTACAATCAAGGGTGTAAGTTTCTTTGGGCCTAAGAGCGAATATGTAATGAGCGGATCTGATTGTGGTCGGATATTTATATGGAGAAAGAAAGGTGGAGAGCTCATCCGTGTAATGGAAGCTGATAGGGACGTGGTCAATTGCATCGAGTCACATCCTCATGCTGCAGTTCTCGCCAGTAGTGGAATTGACACTGATATCAAGATATGGACTCCTAAGGCAGAAGAGAGAGCTACTTTGCCTACCAACATTACTAAG TCGAGGCCAAGGCACGGGCGATGGATGCATGATACAGGTTCACCTCGGGAGCTACTTATGGAGTTATTTACACGGGAAAGCCATATATCAAGCCGGGAGCACAACAGGGATGATACAGGTTCCAGAGAGGACCTATTACAACTTCTAATGTCACTGGGTAGAGACACTGATAATTCTTCCCATGACGGAGGAGATGATGATGAGAGTGACCCTGAGGATTTTCAAAGCTGA